In the genome of Nitrososphaerales archaeon, one region contains:
- a CDS encoding UPF0175 family protein yields MPSSYNLPELVKKEIDALVRAGYYSSKSDVVKDALRIFLNSRKNLRIAAAVELYKEGEVSLGKAAEIADMGVTEFKDRLKDLGITRVVETESARKMDKELARIKRKYG; encoded by the coding sequence ATGCCATCTAGCTACAATCTTCCGGAACTTGTTAAGAAGGAGATAGATGCCTTGGTCAGAGCTGGCTATTACTCCAGCAAGTCCGATGTGGTGAAGGACGCGCTGAGGATCTTCCTGAACTCACGGAAGAACCTGAGGATAGCAGCTGCGGTGGAGCTGTACAAGGAGGGGGAGGTCTCTCTTGGCAAGGCAGCGGAGATTGCCGATATGGGAGTGACAGAGTTCAAGGACAGGCTCAAGGATCTTGGTATCACAAGGGTTGTAGAGACTGAGAGCGCTAGGAAGATGGATAAGGAGCTGGCAAGGATTAAGAGGAAGTATGGATGA